In Atribacterota bacterium, the genomic window AGCACGGGCGTGGATTGGGGGAACCCTTCTGGGAGAAACAGGCTACCGAGAAAACGTCTTCAAAGAGCGGGCATCCTGTTTCTACTTTCCTCCCCACGTCCCCTTCACCGTGGAGGCCATTCACGATACCGAATGGGCGATCTTTGAAGCATTCACCTCCAAAACCGGCCAACCACGTTTTATCTCAAAGGAAGAGATCCAAGCTAAAGAGGTGGGT contains:
- a CDS encoding 5-deoxy-glucuronate isomerase, coding for MIHFPKTAYPKNWLYPVADETNSPLKNMRFYLFHLPANQTSSFVFEQGETAFVLLSGQARAWIGGTLLGETGYRENVFKERASCFYFPPHVPFTVEAIHDTEWAIFEAFTSKTGQPRFISKEEIQAKEVG